The Synergistota bacterium DNA segment GCTTAACATGGCGAGAGATGTCGGTAAGAGAAGGATAGCTATAGTTGCTGCGGAGGATGAGGATGTCGTTGAATCGGCATATCTTTCGGTAAGAGAGGGGATCGCTAGCGTTGTACTGTTAGGTAATCAAGATAAAATTTGGAGTATATCGAAGGAAAGGAATTTTAACCTAGAAGGAATGGAGATCTTGGGAACAAGTGACTCTATTTCTGCGGCTCAGATGGCAGTTAAGATGGTTAGAAGTGGCGAGGTAGACCTTTTAATGAAGGGGCTCATTAAGACTGCGGATCTTCTTAAGGTGGTCTTGGATAAGGAGATCGGCCTTAGGACTGGAAAGCTTTTGAGTCATATTTTTTTGGTTGAAGTTCCTCGAAAAAGAAGATGGTATGCTTTGACCGATGCCGCTATAGTAGTTTCTCCTGGGATTCCTGAGAAGGTACAGATAATAGAGAATGCTATAGATCTAATGCATTACTTGGGAATTAAAGAGCCAAAGGTAGCTCTCCTTGCAGCGATTGAGACCGTTAATCCTGCTATGCCGACCACTGTGGAGGCGGCTGCCATAACCTTGATGGGCTTAAGGGGTCAGATAAAAGGGGCTATTATCGATGGACCATTGGCTCTTGATGTTGCTATAGATGAAAGATGTGCTAAGATAAAGGGAGTTAGAAGCCCTGTAGCTGGTAACGCTGATGTGCTTATTGTTCCAAACGTGGAGGCAGGCAATATGATGGGTAAGGCTCTGATTCAAGCTGGAGGAGGAAGGGCTGCAGGTGTGGTTATGGGTGCTTTAAAGCCTATAGTTATGACTTCGAGGGCTCAGAATGTGGAAAGCAGGCTTCTTTCTATAGCTTTAGGGGTATTTTTAGTAGGGAGGATGAACTGAGTGATAGATGAGGCTCGATTATCGGGGTTGCCTTGGATAGAGAGAAGCCCTTTCTATCATGAGAGGGAGCATTTAATTCTTTATGAGGAGATATTAGAGAGGATTCCTGGGGCAAATAGGTTGATAACGGTTTACAT contains these protein-coding regions:
- a CDS encoding bifunctional enoyl-CoA hydratase/phosphate acetyltransferase, with amino-acid sequence MEDLSELLNMARDVGKRRIAIVAAEDEDVVESAYLSVREGIASVVLLGNQDKIWSISKERNFNLEGMEILGTSDSISAAQMAVKMVRSGEVDLLMKGLIKTADLLKVVLDKEIGLRTGKLLSHIFLVEVPRKRRWYALTDAAIVVSPGIPEKVQIIENAIDLMHYLGIKEPKVALLAAIETVNPAMPTTVEAAAITLMGLRGQIKGAIIDGPLALDVAIDERCAKIKGVRSPVAGNADVLIVPNVEAGNMMGKALIQAGGGRAAGVVMGALKPIVMTSRAQNVESRLLSIALGVFLVGRMN